Within the Girardinichthys multiradiatus isolate DD_20200921_A chromosome 12, DD_fGirMul_XY1, whole genome shotgun sequence genome, the region CTGTCCACCAGTCGTCGCTTGCTGCCATGCGAAGAGTCAACGGCCACAACTTGCTGAGTAATGTCAACATGGAGGAAGAAACTTTGGCAGTAGCGAGGACCGATGCTTCCGTTATCCCAAAACGAGTCGATGGGACACGTGTGTGTGCCGCAGTCGGACCTAAACCTTCCTCCGACTCCAAACCTGCTTCAGATGGCTTTTACCTTGAACCACTCATGCCTGCTGTTCTGAAAACGGCCAAAGAGAAGTCCGTATGCCTGAACAAAGAGGAGGAGAGTGGTGAGGTAGCTCGATCAGCAGGTAGGGGCTCTTTACGCCATGGAGATGGATCTTCAGCCGCCGTTCGCAGAAAAGCTCCCTCTGATCTCAAACAAACTTTCACCCTTCCGGGCGAGGAGGAAAACTTGTCTGAGGAGCCACAGCAGTCGGATTTCAGACCAGTCATCACAAGCAACGTAACCTATTCCTCCAGAGAGCCAGCTGAAGGTTTCTACCTTCATGTAGATTCTGAGGAACCAATGTGTGTTCATGGCACAGAGGCTGAGCTAGAAGACCTGGACGAGGAGGAAGAAGATTTGGATGAAGCTCTGACCACTAAAGACTCAAACCATCCAAGGAAAGCTTACAGTGAAGCAGATGAAGAAGAATCAGCTAAGCTCCAAGAGGACATGAATGTCAAAGAGCATGAAGACAAGGACTTTAATGGCGGTAGTGGCCGCTCTAGCCCCTGTCTCAGCACACACTCCCAAGCTAGCAGCATGGCTAGCGGCAGCGTGCGCATGACTTCCTTCGCTGAGCGGAAAGCCCAACAGCAGCGCTTTGGCAGCAACCACGATCTACGCTCCAGTGCTTCCAGCTCCCAACGAACCACTCCAGATGGATCAGAGAGCAGCGGGCCCCTGTCGTCTTCTTGGAGACTGAAGAGAGATCAGAGCCCCTCTTCCCCCTTAGGAGGATGCACTCGTCCGGGTGACGGCGGTACAAACGTACTGGCCTCTGAAATCGTTCAGCTCCGAATGCAGCTGGAGGAGAAGCGGCGAGCCATCGAgcaccagaagaagaagatggaagTGCTGGCAGCGAGGCAGAGGCAGAAGCTGGGCAAAGCAGCATTTTTGCACATTGTTAAGAAAGGCGGAGGAAGGAGTGACACATTACCCAGCTCACTTAAAGCAGACATCTATAAAGAAGAGCTCAATGGGGAGAAAGGACCTTTAAGTAAAGATGATATGTGTGTTGACACCCTAAGGGGGGAGAAAGAAGGGGAGGAGACCGGCCCGCCGGGTGCCTTAGAAGCAGACAAGAAGGGAAACGGTGGAAGCTTTTATCTAGATGAAGAACTGGACCTTAATGAGTGCAGCCGCTCCATCGAGCTGCTGAATGACGCCATCGGCAGCATCcagcagcagatgatgcagctaTCACTGCAGCAGGAGATGCTGATGAAACAGAATGTACAATCCCCACCTGGTGCAGCTCCAGCTCCTCATGCAGGAGATAAAAATGGTGACTCTAAGACAGGAGGAGGCTTTCACTTTGTGGAGCACCTCTCTGGAACCAGCAGCGCTCCAACCAGGAAACCTCCCAAGCTGAGCTCAGGCCGGAGCTCCAGATCCAAGCCCTCTGAGTTAAAGATAGCTAAGGAGCAGAGCCGACAGGCATCCAGGACCCTCACCCCCTCCCAAGGTGGGTCAGAGACACTACCAAACCCACGGCAGTTGGCAGGGGGCAGGTCCCCCAGAGCCGAACAGCCCGGCAGCCCCAGAAACCCCATAGCTGCAGAGATAATGGACAGACCAGGATCTGGGCACATCAGAAGCGCCACCTTCCGCCTTCATGATGAAGCAAACATGCGCCTGCCGACCCGCGTTGATCTTATGTCTGTTTCTGCTCCAGAACCAGAGTGCCTGTCCAGCACACAGATAGAGCGCGAGCTCGGTTCTTCAGAGAAAGACTACGACCTATTAGAAGAGTCGCAGCGAAGCAAAACCAACCTTATCGAGGTGGATCTGTCTGAACTGAAGGCCCCCGAGGAAGAGGAGGGTGCTGAGGACAAAACAGCAGAGGATGATGATGGAGAGCAGAAGTCGGTCATGGGCTTCTTCTTTAAGGTAAGGCAGAAAATCTTTCTctcatttcagttttgtttttttctgatcatGATTTCATGAGCTGAAGTGATATTTACTTATTAAACTGAGGCAGCTTCATAACGATTCTGTTTGATCCTTTTTTGACCCTTTTCTGCTCTGCCAGCACATTTCCTTTGGGATAGAAATCATAGATGCCACTCCAGAACTGACTTTGTTGTTCTTAAGCCACTCCGTAACTGATTGGACAAAGTTCTAGAGAACTTTCCTGTTAATACTTGACAGTTTAGAAGTCTAAAGAGTTGAGTCAGGAGACGTAAAGACCTTTTGAAAAGACAAATGTGCATTATCTCTGTAAACCgccataatgttgtgttttgATCATGAAAGAAATCGTTCATTTTATCTTTACAGTGAAGTTGGATTTGAATTCTTTGGAATAAAACCATGTTGTATAACCCTTTTCCATGTCCTAGGATGAGCAGAAGGCTGAGGATGAACTTGCTAAGAAGAGGGCAGCATTCCTGCTGAAACAACAGAAGAAAGCTGAGGAGGCTCGTATTCGTAAACAACAACTAGAAGTAGAGTCGGAACTGAAACGAGATGAAGCAAGGTAAATGATTGCACCAGCGCAGAAATGTTATCGTCCCACAAAGTCCTAAAATGTATGTTTCATTTGAACCAGGCGAAAGGCAGAGGAAGACCGCTTGCgtaaggaggaggagaagactCGACGGGAGCTGATAAAGCAGGAGTATCTGCGGAGGAAGCAGCAAGAGATGTTAGAGGAGCAAGGCCTGGTGAAGCCCAAAACGCCCAAACCgaagcagaaacacaaacacaagggGGTTATCAGAGAGGAATCTTCCAGCGATCATTTCTCTAAGTGCCCTTCCACATGTGAGACTCTTAAATCATAACTTCTCTTCGTGTCGGGGCGTTTCAAATTCACAGATTTcctatttatttgctttgttttagtAAATACTAAAGTTACATTAGCAAGATTTACTGGCTATGGCTGTGTTTAACAAAAACTGAGTTTTATTCAACGTTCTTTGTTGCTTGTAGCTGACAACCTGAGTAACGCCCAGTCAGGCTCCAATCTGTCTCTGGCCTCTGCAGCTACAAACGAAGCCGACAGCGTCAACTCTGGAGGCGCTGGCTCTCAGCGGTAAATTACACACTCATTACATTTGTAATTGTAAGCTTGATAATTGTGATTCTGTTTAATGAATTACGACATCCTGTaatcttttgttgttgttgctgctgctgctgtgtccAGCTGTGACTCTGTGGAGTCGTTTCCAGGCAGTCGTAACAACAGCCGAGCTGCAGAGAGAGACTGGGACAACGGCTCCACCGCATCTTccatcacttccatggctgaaTACACAGGTGAGAACGCAGATCAGTTCATTCATGAGTTTTCAGTAGTCATTGAGATATCAATAGACCTGCATTTGTTTCTTTATGTGTAAAATTGAGgtaatttaaactttgttcagcTTCAttgatggtttttatttatttttttgccattttcagAACTTAAAACTTAGGAATGTGCGaatttcatatttaatttgaATCTGACTCATTACTGTTTGTCTTGTTCAGTTGTATTAAAACAGGATTCatcttttgttctttctttagGCCCTAAACTCTTCAAGGAGCCCAGTGCCAAGTCAAATAAGCCAATCATTCATAATGCAATCTCCCACTGCTGCCTGGCAGGCAAAGTCAACGAGCCCCAGAAGAACCAGATCCTGGAGGTCAATTCTCTAGCTGAACTAGACCAACATATGGAAATGCATGAACTTGCTTTGTTTACCTGTTTATGCAAAGTATTCTGATGAGTGCTCTCCTTGCCCGGCCTGTCTTTGCTTGTTCTACTCTGAGTTGGTCGGTCACTTAAGATCGCTATAAAATTTATGGTTGAAATGCGATGAAGTGCAAAGGTTGAAGGGTTTTGAATATTGCAATGCACAGTACCAAACAAGGATTATGTGTGTCTAGAATAGCAACACTAATATGCTCTTTTAGGTTTAACCAGGTCTGAGAGAGGTGATAGGGTCACATGAACTAGAAGTTGAGGGATGTTTCTTTCTCGACTTTCTGAGATAAGGGGTTATTATCTGATCCACTCCTCTGAAGTTATTTGCCATTAATTTGAACAAAATGCTTTAGTTGAATTTTTGAGGGTtgacaaatgtaaaaagttttgttaagcaacattttttataaaaaaaaaaaaagaaatttctagTAAGATTTTTTTGGTTTCTCTCTCTTCGGTGTTTGGAATTATTGGACTCAGAATTCAAATGTAGCTCGGCGGTGTTTTCATGAATTGTGTTTTCCTTCTGCTCCGTCACCAGGAGCTGGAGAAGTGTGAATCCAACCACCTGATGATCCTGTTTCGTGATGGCGGCTGCCAGTTCCGGGCGCTCTACTCGTACTTCCCCGACACCGAGGAGATCCACAAGCTGACAGGCACCGGACCTAAGAGCATCAGCAAGAAGATGATCGATAAGCTGTACAAGTACAGCTCGGATCGCAAACAGTTTACCGTCATCCCTGCCAAGACTGTGTCAGTTAGCGTGGACGCTCTGACTATCCACAACCACCTGTGGCAGGCCAAGAGAAGTGCTGTGCCAAAGAAAACTGGGAAATAGCAGACTGGTTTTAGATCCATTTTTAACGACATCATCTTATCTCCATCTGGCTTGTTTCTTAGCAGAACTGCAGTGAAGCTCACCCCCCAGCATGGTCTGGAAATCTACTTGTGAGACTTCACATGTAGGCAACATGTGGAGGTCTGGTGAATCCTCTCCTCGTCCCTGTGATATCGGTGTGATTGGTTCAGGTTCATTTTAGTTATTTTGAAGCAAGCATGTGGCATTGTTTCTCTAATATGTGGAGAACATCCATTTTTACATGAAATATTTATTGGTTCAGcactgtcatggttgacagcTGGGCTGCAGCACTAAAACCCTTCCTTCTCCATTGGATAGATTCAGGCATGAAGGTGGAGAGATGTTTGTTTTACCCGTTTAGGACCATCGGACTCTCAACACAAACGATCTGTTCCTGTGTTGAATGTCGAAACCGTCGAATCAGGCTGGCATCGCCGACCTCTGCCTCAGCAGTGGTCTCCAGAAATTTGCTGCTCAGAACTGTCTTCTTCTCTTCGTCAGGAGGATGGAATCCCCTCGGGTCTCCCTCAGACGTCCGTTTGCCTTTTTTCACGCATTGTGGTACTATCGTCTACTTATTCCGCCGCTTTTTAAACTAGACTCTGATCGTGTAGCaccgggtgtgtgtgtgtgtgtcgctaaaaacaaagggaaaaaaGAACAGCAATGGTCATTTTAAGTTCCTTTTATTTGTTGGACGGTCCCTTTTTCTTCCCCCTTCAGGATGTTAAGAAAAGGGGGATTGACTGGCCTTGGTACAACAATAATGCTCCTTgttttttgcttcattttagctttttcaaaatcatttttatcaAAGGGATTTGGTTCGTCTTTACGCAGATGTTATGTGTTTTCATCATAACGGGGAATTCTCTGATGTTTAGAGATtagttgttatttttttctctccacccGGCACCCTTAAATTATTCTGTACAAAGGTGCACTCATGAATACCTGTCGACGGCTTCTTTTCATGCAATGTaacccctcctcttcctcccctcTGAGTATTTATGTGCCGTCTTTATTCACACGAGCGGAGGACACTCTCGTTGTGAAGGGTGCTTCCCGCTCAGTTCGAGTGACAGTATTTGATATCCTCACGCTGGGGAGGAGGGGTTGTGGCTCAGCTGTGTACCAACATTAAAGAACATTCCTCTAAGGTGTTGACAAGCACCGCCACAtcgtctctctttttcactGTCTTTGCGAAACTTCAAAGTGCTTCttcttattgttaaataaaCCATTCGTTGGCCTCGAACAACCAGAAGTGTCGCACAAgcactttattttctgtttggttGCAGAGTGTCTTTTTGAACGGGCATGAAGACGACCAACTAATTCGTAACACTGCTGTTTgtgtaaaaaaatcaaacactaGAGGGTTAATACTGACGACCGCAGCTGAAGGGCCTCCACTGAAACGTTACTACTGCTGTCCCTCCAAAAGCAACTCCGTACTTGATGAATCGTTTGCTGCATTTTGATgtctgtttttttggggggggggggggggcttaaTTGGTGGAATGTGGTCTTTAAATGTATGAAagtatatttttatgttataacTAAATGATTGTATTGGCATTTGATCACCATTTTTTGTTACACTAGTGTACTTTTcatccatgttttattttatccttGATCCCATgttatctatttattttaaaatggaagCACTGAAACAATAAATTTCCAAGTGAATAAaagtcactttttttatttcagtttttttctttgatttgtcCATCACCGTTACTGTTTTTGTGTTGCTGGCACTACACTGACTCCTTTTCACTCTTTCACTATAGTTTTGTCATGCCACTGCATCTTTTCACTGGAATGTTTGTCAGTAGACTGAAACTGTGGGGCTTTTAAGAactaaaacaagacaaaatcaataaaaaagttTCTAAAGCTGTTAAAACACACCTTCCTGGAAGGGTGACCTCCCCTGGTGCAAACTGCCGCTTACTCTACCAACCAACTGGAACCGCGGCTTTAACGCCAGCTCTCATAACCATGGTGAGACATGATCCTCCTTGGCAACCAGTCCTGGTTGTTCAGGTGATGGCAAGACCATCAAACTCTGCAAACTGTCCCTCCAGAGTGAAACACCTGAGATCTACGTTCTATCAGCTGAGAATGAAGGGTAAGTGATCAGATTTGTTGCCCCAGCTGCGtttaaatttcaaatgtgcAATTTTAATGTGATTGATGCTTTACATTCCTCCAGATATAGTCAGTCTCGCTCTGTTGCTGGGAAGTGCTCGCCTTGGCCGACCCTGTCAAAAAGTGGATTCAGTTTTGTTGTGCCAGGACGCTCTAACAAGTGAGAACTTTgacttttaaactttaaaacgaGAGTATATGCAGACTGGCCTCAAATTAAACAAGGACAATTTTATCCAAAAACAATTACTTTTGTTAGTTactctttttcaaaaaattggtATGAACTTTGTGACACTGACCTGCCTGATTGGTCAGAAGGGTTCATTCTTGCTCTTAAACACTGTTTTTTGTGATTGGGTCATTGTGAAGGGTTTTTGCCGTTCTGCagaataaatttatttttatcagattcTCTGCTTCAAAAATCTTCAGGTGTCTCATAAACatattttaccaaaaaaaaaagatgatagatagatagatagatagatagatacgtGATTTGACAAATTTCTTTAACATGCAAAGACAAAACTGATTGCACACTGTCCTTCTTTAAAAAGCTACAACAGAAAAGCtagcttgtagaaccacctttagcaACAATAGCATTTGTGTTTGACATTTCTGAGTCTCACATCAGTGTGGATGGACACTGACCCACAACATTCCTTCAGTTCAGCCTAAAGGGGTTTTGTAAAGTTTGAGCTCAAAATAATATGCGCAAATCTAACTGAATTTTTCAGAGAATTGACACACACTATCTAAATGATCATTATGTTAATAATGATGTTTTTCAAATGGGAGTGATAATTCTGGTGTTCTTTTGCTGCTGGCTGAGTAAAACCAGGGTGGATTGCGACAACATGTGTTTTTGGAATCTGTGAGCTCTCTGCTTACAGCAGACatgctggttgtgtgtgtaGAAGCCGTGTGGTGAACAGCTGAGTCCGAGTTTTGCAGTTACAtcattttgtggagtttgtttattttctgattcaactgcctttagttttatctgtttttggtgtttgtagaaattattttatatcagcttttagccaagattctaCTATTTCTGTCAATACCcgatatgtttatgtttaactaatggaacttgcAGTAAAGAACATAGAAGAAAACAAGAGTTAAATTTTGCCCCCGGTACTGGGGGTTGGGCTTAAAAGGTTAAGGTTTACAACCTTGTGTTTCTGCACAGCACTTTCATGTTGGTCCATCCAGAGTAGCTAAGTCGGGTTCAGGTTTGGACATTTGGCCATAACAAccccttttttgttgtttttttttttttctttttcagccattttgttttacatctgctgctatgtttgggatcattgtccgcTGCTCAGCCCAAACTTCAATTGTCGGATGGATGACTTCCTATTTGAATCAAAAATActcaattaaaataaagaagacTGCAAGGTGCCCTGCAAAACATGCCCAaatcatcagccctccaccaccgtgctaaACAGTTGGCATGATTTGTCTGTGACAGAGTGCTTGCTGACCAATCGTTTCTACCGTGGTCTCATCTGTTTACTCAAGTAGTGCTTTCTATGTGGCATTCCTTCTTTACTGAGTCTGAGACGAATATCTTGGGTTTTTTGTAATTGCACAGTCCAACCCTGGAGAGATTTTGCTGCAATGTTTGATCCTGGGGAAGATCGGCAGCTGTCTCATCGTTCTCACTTTAGAATGATGAACTTCAAATTGTTTTGAGGCGACTCTCTAAGCCTTCCCATACAGATGTGCAGCTACAGCTGCTTCtcaaaggtcattgctgatgtcttttctTCTTGGCTCCAGACCAGACAGATGTGAAAATCCCTGCATTTACACTGCTGGTTGCACCTTCTGATGATCAATTCATTGATTGTTTTGATTTGCAGCTTCTTCTTTCCCTCCTAAGTCCAATAGAAGCTccaagggtgtacttagtttatCAAACACAGCTTCTCCGTTTAGACACCAGTTTGGAATCTGTTGTGTGGGAAACTTGTGGTttgatttaaatgattttagaGCCTGATAAAGACCCGACTATTTTTATGATGCATCGATACATAAAACTCTAGAACTGAATAAGAATGTTCTTATGTTACCCGAAAGGTTATTTTACCTAATATAAATTGTATGTTACAGATTTATAAAGCAAATAGGACAAACTTACATCATTGCTTGTGAGTTAATTAAATTGCTTTTCTTTCTACTTAGATTTCATCCATGGCTGTACCACCATGTTTGTGAGTTTAAGGAATGTTGGAGAAATCAACTCCACGGTTCTGCAGAGTGAAAACCTCTCCTCCATCACCAGGTTCGAAAGCAAAAACTCAGGAATCACAGGAATCGCtgaaaatgccttcagctcactTTCAAATCTGAAGGTTCTCATCTTAGACGATAACAGGTTGTCCAACATTAACCAGAACTGGTTCAGAAACCCTGCTGCCATCAGTGAGCTGGTGCTCTCTTTCAATCGGATGGAAGATTTAAACGAGTCGAATCTGAAGGGACTCACAAACCTCAAGAAGCTCAAGCTGAATGGGAATAGGATCCAAACCATCCATCCCGATAGCTTCAGCTCCCAGAGCATGTTGACTGATCTGGATTTGTCTGAGAACAGGTTGATGAGGCTCTCCCCGCACATCTTCTCGTCTTTAAAGTCTTTAATGTTCATCAGACTTTACGGGAACCCCTGGAACTGCTCTTGTGATGCCCAGGACTTTGTTGAATCTCTCAAAGGTTTGTGAGGTGCATGAGAATCCAGGAGCTCCATGTTTTCAGAACATTTAGGTTAAAGCATCTTTGTCCTCAGAAATGAATACATCTCTACTGGTCAATCTGATGAGTGTGACATGCGAGACTCCTCCACATCTGAAAGGTCTACCAGTGATAAACGTGTCTGCGTGTTCGACGCCTCCACCACCAGGAACGCCCTCTAGGAATCGCACTACTCTAACCAGTATTTCTGTtgtttagttttactttttttggttGTGATTCAATAGTAAACCTTAGATACTTAAAAAGAATCACTTTATATGAATAATTAGTGTTCATGTCTCTTCGCACTGCAGCCAAAACCCCAACAACCCGCCCAATGCAACCATCTGCAAAGACAAAAACGACTTTCCAGCCCAAACCCACCAACCCACCTGGAACAACCTCTGCTCACACGGGTAcatgtggtttttgttttaatgttctaAACCTGAAGTTACTGCAGCTTCATCTCACACTTCAGCAACAGTTTCCTCTTCAGACACTTCTGTGAGAACCAAGCAGCCGGATGCTCCAGCATTATTTCCATCCACTTGTACATCTGTGTTACTATCTCACTTTTGAACGTAAAATCTTTAACATTATGCAGcaaatgttttctaatttttCTACCTGATATATGCAGAAGACTCATATTTGACTTTAGGAGCTGATACTTttaggttctttttttttttaccagcagaataaaatgaaatggaAAGATTGAAATGATTCAGTTTAGAATACGAGGTTTTGATTAAAACTCATTTTGGCTGTGATGATGGTTTAAACTCTTTAAATTTTACATACATACCCGTTTGGCTCATACAAAATGGAGATCACGAAATAAGCActacaaatataaacaaatagtTCCTGAATAGTAAAAGTTTTCAGAACTTGGTTCAGGCacattttgcatgaattactgcctCTGTGTCGTGGTATGGAGGCGATGACCTAATGGTTCTGTTGAGTTGTTCAGGATGTCCAAGTTGCTTTTAATGGCGGCTTTCGGCGTGTCTGCATTATTAGTcttggtgtctctcatctttgtcttgacaataccccatagattctctgaGCTTTagatcaggccagtttgctggccagtcaagcacagATATACTAcggtcattaaagcaggtattggtacttttaGCAGTGTGGACAGGAGAGCAGAGGAAAGCAATAAGTTTCCTGGTAGACAGCTGTGCTGACCTTGGAGTTGTTCAAACACAGTAGACTAACACTAGCACATGAAATGGCTTCCCAAATCTGCTTCCACCGAATGTGGAAGTATCTCAAGCATCTTGGACTCGGGCTTCCAGCACTTCCTCCAGGCTCTGGGACCttcatttccaaataaaatgcaaaatgtactttCATCTCCAAATATGACTTTGAACCATTGAGCCCAGTCCATTCTCTCCTTTGCCCAGGTAAGACTTCTGTTGTCTGTGGATCAGGAGGGGTTTAACGGACGGCAGGTGACAGTTGTAGCCCAGGTCCTGGatacgtctgtgtgtggtggctcttgtaGCATCTGTCCACAGTTTCTTGAATGGACTTTGCATCACAATTTTCTCAAGGTTGCAGTTAGATTCCTGCCCCATGACTCGGCCACAacataacattttttgttttcaaaatattttgcaatATCCCAATTTTCCAAGAATCAGAATTTTGGGTTCTCGTTCGCAGCAAGCTATGATCATCAAAGTTAATGGAAATCAACCATTGAAATatataatttgtttaataaattgacaggtgcatctcaaaacATTAGTTATTGAAAAatccatttatttcagtaactcagttgtTTAGGTGAAAGAGattttatagatttattacacccAGCTGGTTTTCAAGCCTTTCTTTAATTATGACAATTTTCCACTTGCAGTTAATAAAAACGtgacatttaaaattagaatattacatcagaccaataaaataagacatttttaaaacagaaatgtgggcttattGAAAAGTTTAATACCAGCCTAAAAGTAATTTTATTCTAACAAACGAGCCAATCACAACACAAATTCCAATTTACTGAGATGTAagcattttactttttgaatgaAATATGAACTCTACAATTTTCAAATTCATCGAAATACATTCGTACTTTAATGTTTTGTGACTCTCTTCTGATTGGTTCTGATACTGGTGAAACAGAAATTGCACACAGTCCCATAGAGTTGTCCTGAAATACCTGTTTTGTCCAGCAGGTGGAGCCAGTGGACCATGTAATTGCAGTTGTCTAACAATTGATAAAATATAGATTTTGTAGAGGCTTTATAGAACTTAAAATCAATTAATCCAATTATTCTAAAATCCAGGAAagattttatgcattttttgggtttttagtttttttttaaatcttttgttgtCAACAGGACATTATGTGACATCATCATCCTCAGCCATCTACCCCACATCCACCAAGAGATCTGTAACTACACCTACAGGAGGAGATGGTGTGTGGGATTCTTTTGAATCATTCTCTGATATGTAAAACCCAAAGTGTTAATCTGCATTTCCTTCTCCACCCTCAGGTCCAACTACAACCTCAAACACAAACGTCTGCACTCTAATCGCAGTTATTGGTATGCCTACTGTTTTCCTTCAGCATTTCAGTTCCTTTGGATTGAAAAATGTATTCTGTTACATTATTGCTCTGCTCTTGTGCAGCGGTCCtctgcctgctgctgctgcttgttgTGTGTTTCGTGGCAGTGATGCACAGAAGGAATCGCAGCAACAAAGCTGTGAG harbors:
- the camsap1b gene encoding calmodulin-regulated spectrin-associated protein 1-B isoform X1, which produces MDVDLCAGGDSTRKKTELPGAADGTLDVVPLEMYDSSRAKIAANLRWLFAKAYGIDHIPEDLRDPFYTDQYDQEHIKPPVIRLLLSCELYCRVCALILKTEQAASLQSHLSVIQALSRKGIYVMESDDMPVTDGDLACIPIKMSAHISMIDALMVAYTVEMISIEKVVASVKRFSTFSASKELPFDLEDAMVFWINKVNMKMREMTEREHKVKHHPLESPSHQKSPSKWYWKLVPVRYRREHASGRQLPFFPLLEDLMRDVCDGAALLTVVHYYCPDIMKLEDICLKEVPSIADSLYNIQLLREFASEYLNKSCYLTMEDMLYSPLVLKHNVMVFIAELFWWFETVKPEFVQPRDLQEFKDARAIAHPKSARPSVPISNATKRSFLTSPGVADNQSSPEVCNRYFLHPEGSDPLKGGPTFSPSHPLLPLRQRQQKQQDDDSGGVRNRSNSLTQMDGQQLRGSAVAWPDKRQRPLSTLSPFMLHSGTDSDADIASGDSVSLARSISKDSLASNVINVTPKHQTAVHQSSLAAMRRVNGHNLLSNVNMEEETLAVARTDASVIPKRVDGTRVCAAVGPKPSSDSKPASDGFYLEPLMPAVLKTAKEKSVCLNKEEESGEVARSAGRGSLRHGDGSSAAVRRKAPSDLKQTFTLPGEEENLSEEPQQSDFRPVITSNVTYSSREPAEGFYLHVDSEEPMCVHGTEAELEDLDEEEEDLDEALTTKDSNHPRKAYSEADEEESAKLQEDMNVKEHEDKDFNGGSGRSSPCLSTHSQASSMASGSVRMTSFAERKAQQQRFGSNHDLRSSASSSQRTTPDGSESSGPLSSSWRLKRDQSPSSPLGGCTRPGDGGTNVLASEIVQLRMQLEEKRRAIEHQKKKMEVLAARQRQKLGKAAFLHIVKKGGGRSDTLPSSLKADIYKEELNGEKGPLSKDDMCVDTLRGEKEGEETGPPGALEADKKGNGGSFYLDEELDLNECSRSIELLNDAIGSIQQQMMQLSLQQEMLMKQNVQSPPGAAPAPHAGDKNGDSKTGGGFHFVEHLSGTSSAPTRKPPKLSSGRSSRSKPSELKIAKEQSRQASRTLTPSQGGSETLPNPRQLAGGRSPRAEQPGSPRNPIAAEIMDRPGSGHIRSATFRLHDEANMRLPTRVDLMSVSAPEPECLSSTQIERELGSSEKDYDLLEESQRSKTNLIEVDLSELKAPEEEEGAEDKTAEDDDGEQKSVMGFFFKDEQKAEDELAKKRAAFLLKQQKKAEEARIRKQQLEVESELKRDEARRKAEEDRLRKEEEKTRRELIKQEYLRRKQQEMLEEQGLVKPKTPKPKQKHKHKGVIREESSSDHFSKCPSTSDNLSNAQSGSNLSLASAATNEADSVNSGGAGSQRCDSVESFPGSRNNSRAAERDWDNGSTASSITSMAEYTGPKLFKEPSAKSNKPIIHNAISHCCLAGKVNEPQKNQILEELEKCESNHLMILFRDGGCQFRALYSYFPDTEEIHKLTGTGPKSISKKMIDKLYKYSSDRKQFTVIPAKTVSVSVDALTIHNHLWQAKRSAVPKKTGK